The following coding sequences lie in one Spinacia oleracea cultivar Varoflay chromosome 1, BTI_SOV_V1, whole genome shotgun sequence genomic window:
- the LOC110778380 gene encoding uncharacterized protein — MDRSWISNSKPGDSQYEAGMRDFVNFAVKNAGDRSRLPCPCFKCHNFLYRRIDEILGHLSKNSVDRTYTRWIWHGENYEGTRTSDSGNNVNDVHEGPDFNDIPNANEGDRLGDMIRAAQDKFAENPATFEGVLKDSETPLYPGCSKYTRLSSTLRLYNVKAGHGLTDQCFNEVLEVFKDMLPDDNVLASGAYEAKKILIPMGLPYEKIHACPIDCILYRNERESLKNCPVCNASRYKEKEGVSAGFVPGNDIDVYLVPLIDDLKILWGKGVKVFDAHQNENFNLSAILFCTIQDFPAYGNLSGPVVIHTASKKRAFNGKQEFRKRPRDFSGEEVFQKVKDIQITFGKKSRAGISKQGIWGLEVNSTLLRENPRYLPPAAYTLSRKEKKVLCESLAGVKVPEGFSSNFRNLISMENLKLGGLKSHDWHILMQYLLPVAIRSILPKNVRYAIIRLCLFFNAMYAKVINPKDLDNWETEIAIIIFQL, encoded by the exons ATGGATCGAAGTTGGATATCAAATTCAAAACCGGGTGACTCACAATATGAAGCTGGAATGAGGGATTTCGTCAATTTTGCGGTTAAGAATGCCGGAGATCGTTCTAGGTTACCATGCCCTTGTTTCAAATGCCATAATTTTTTGTATAGACGCATAGATGAAATTCTCGGTCATTTGAGCAAGAATTCCGTTGATAGAACATATACCCGTTGGATTTGGCATGGGGAAAACTATGAAGGAACTCGTACAAGTGATTCTGGGAACAATGTTAATGATGTTCATGAAGGTCCTGATTTTAATGACATCCCTAATGCTAATGAGGGTGATAGGTTAGGAGACATGATACGTGCAGCTCAAGATAAGTTCGCTGAAAATCCTGCCACATTTGAGGGGGTGTTAAAAGATTCTGAAACACCCTTATATCCAGGTTGCAGCAAGTATACAAGACTATCTAGTACACTTAGATTATATAATGTGAAGGCAGGTCATGGTTTAACTGATCAATGTTTTAATGAagtacttgaagttttcaaagacaTGCTTCCTGATGATAATGTCTTGGCAAGTGGTGCATATGAGGCTAAAAAGATATTGATCCCGATGGGCTTGCCATACGAGAAAATTCATGCTTGTCCTATCGATTGCATACTCTATCGAAATGAGCGTGAATCATTAAAGAATTGCCCAGTATGCAATGCCTCGCGATATAAGGAGAAGGAAGGAGTGTCGGCAGGTTTTGTG CCGGGAAATGACATTGATGTGTACTTGGTGCCCCTCATTGATGATTTGAAGATATTATGGGGAAAAGGTGTCAAAGTTTTTGATGCGCATCAAAATGAGAACTTTAATCTGAGCGCAATATTGTTTTGCACCATCCAAGATTTTCCGGCATATGGTAATCTTTCGGG CCCTGTGGTCATCCATACCGCAAGCAAAAAAAGGGCTTTTAATGGGAAACAAGAATTCAGAAAACGTCCAAGAGACTTTAGTGGGGAGGAGGTGTTTCAAAAGGTTAAGGACATCCAGATAACCTTTGGGAAGAAATCTAGAGCAGGTATTTCTAAGCAGGG GATATGGGGATTAGAAGTGAACTCCACGTTGTTGAGGGAAAACCCAAGATACCTTCCTCCCGCAGCTTATACATTGTCACGAAAAGAGAAAAAAGTGTTATGTGAATCTTTAGCTGGAGTGAAAGTTCCAGAGGGTTTTTCTTCAAACTTTCGCAACCTTATTTCGATGGAAAATCTAAAACTTGGTGGTCTTAAGTCTCATGATTGGCACATTTTGATGCAATATTTGTTGCCGGTGGCTATTCGCTCAATTTTACCTAAAAATGTTCGATATGCCATTATTAGATTGTGTTTATTCTTTAACGCAATGTACGCCAAAGTCATTAATCCTAAAGACTTAGATAATTGGGAAACAGAAATTGCTATCATTATTTTCCAATTATAG